A window of Populus trichocarpa isolate Nisqually-1 chromosome 17, P.trichocarpa_v4.1, whole genome shotgun sequence genomic DNA:
AACTGTATTAGGCGATGGAGCATAGCAAAGTTGCTACCTGTAAGCAGGATATCATCAATATACaccaaaagataaaagatattagttCCATCAGACAAGATAACCAAGGAGGTGTCAACCTTAGAAGCAAGAAAACTATTGGGGAGCAAAAAATCATTCAGACGAGTGTACCATGCCCTCGATGCTTGTTTTAAATCATACAACGACTTGTGCAATCTACACACATGAGATGGAAGAGTAAAGTCAACAAAACCTGaaggttgtttcatgtagacctctttTGTAACAACGTCATTGAGAAAgacattatgaatatcaagttgATGAATCTTTCAATTATGCGAAACCGCAATGGAGAAGACTAATCAGATGGTGGCCTGCTTAATAATTGGACTAAAAGTTTTAGAATAATCAATGCCTTCTTGCCAGGTAAGGCCTCTAATAACGAGTCGTGCTTTATAACGCTCAGTGTTGTCATCAATATGACATTTTGATCTAATACACACATCTACTGCCAACAACGTTCATAGAAGGATGAAAGGGAACTAAAGACCAAGTGTGATTCGAGCGCAAAGCCTTGATTTCATCACACATAGCATCATGCCAAACGGCACACGTATCAGCATCAAAGAATGCAAGGGGTTCAGAAGAGGAAGAATGCAGTGGCCCGGAGGGAGGCAATGATAGCCGCAGTAGAAGCAACTAGATTTGTTGTCTTTGGCTGTCATGGTTGAAGAACCATATAATGTCGGCTGATCAATGGCGGCGACACAAGAGAAGATCGTGGCAATGAGGTGTCCTGTTACAACGGATAAGAGGAGAAATCAACCACAAGATTTAAGTCAGCCGAAAGGGTTGAAGGAGAATCTGTCGCAAGCAGAGGGATGTCAACAGAAATGGGACTAACAATATAGGCAGAATCAACAGTAGCGTTGTCACTGgccaaataaaaagaagcagAGGAGGAACCAGAGATCATCCCGACAGCAACAGAGGTGGCGTCCTGTAAGCTAGGTGAGATTGGTTTGCAAGCTGAACATGTAGCAGAATGATTAGATAAACATGCATATGATGATGGGCAACGGAGGGTGAAGGTTGTGGTGGGTGGGATGATTGGGGTGGTAGAGCTATATGGTTGGGGAACAACGAGGAATGTAACAGATTTGGAAAGAAGGCGGTAGTGGGTTGGGTAGGGGGAGGAGCTGAAACCTTTGCAATATGTTCAGAATTATCAAATGGAAACACATCTTCATGAAAATGGACATGACGAGAGATATAAATGTGTTGAGATGCAATGTCAAAACATCGATAACCAAGATGCGATGAGCTGTAACCAAAAAACACACATGGAGAGGAATGAAAATCCAATTTATAGTTATAGGAACGCAAAAAAGAAACACAGAGACACCTAAAAGTAcgcaaaaaaatgataatcataAGACCAttgaaacaaacaatcaaatggAGATCTATCTGCAAGAACAGGAGTAGGCATGGATTTATAAGATAAACCAAGGTTTCAAAAGCGtaattttaaaactggaatGGTGTTTTACATTGCCAAAGAAGAGTAAGTCATGTTTCCACAATATGCCTATGACGATGTTCTACTATGCCATTTTGTTTATGAGTGTGAGGACAAATCAGAcaatgatgaataccaatggtcTGAAAGAAATCAGACAGTTTGCGGTATTCACCACtccaatcagtttgaacagattttatttttaatgaaaattaacgCTCAACGAGAgtctaaaattaatgaaaaacagaGTAAACATTAGACTTGGCAACAAGAGgataaaaccatatatattttgtgtactcatcaacaaagataacaaaataacgaTTGCCATCCGATGAAAAAACAGGGAGCAGGACCCTAtacatcattaaaaattaattcaagtggagcagaagttttgtgacccgtCGATCCTAAAGACAGACACGATGATTTTCCTAGTGGACAACtttgacattaaaaattaagacgtttgttgttacaaataatcatatttttcgagactaataattgaaaaatacaagaGGTAGGATGATGTAGTCGACGATGCCATAAATCAGTAGAAACAGAGATGCAGGGAGACCAATAGGCTTGAGGAACTGACATGATGGAATACCTGGACAAAGCATAGAGACCATCTTTACTCTGACCTGAGAGAATGACTTCATTGGTGttgagatccttgacataaaacacaaaagggtgaaattcaaaataaacattgttaTCGAGATAAAATTTCTGAACAGAAAGCAAACATTTCGTGATTGTATGAACATAAAGAACATTAGACAAAGTGAAAGAACGATGAGGTGTATGACCGATATGAGATATGGGAAGTCCCTTACCATCATCAACATGCAAATTATCATTACCGAGATATGGTTCTGAAGCAGCCAAGGTTGCAAGGTCAAGTGTAACGTGTTGATTTGCACTGGTGTCCGAAAACCAATCGACAATACCTATTAAGGAGATATTACGCAGCGCCAGATTTGCACTAGGTTGTTGTCCATAGCCCCGGTGCTGGAGTTGAGGGCAGTGAGGATCTGTATAGCTGAATGTTTGGCACAATTGGCTGCAAGGATTCTGCCCCCTGCTGCGTTGCCAATTGCCCTACCAATTACCTTGTATGTTGTCACTGGTGGAAGAGTTGTGGAGGCTGCGGAAATCTGGTATGGACGCTGCAGATCGGTTGCCTCTGCTGCTGAACTGGTTGGGACGCCAACCTCCATGGAAATGGCCCTTATTGTGACCAAAGTTTCCAAAAGATTGACGTTGAGAGATAAAGATAGAAGGAGGTATGTTGGGTGTGGGCAGCAAAGGGGCATTGATGGCAGCAGACCCCATGGATGGATGGGATGATTTGTGAATAAATTCATGTGTGAGAAGATGACTATGAAGATTTGCATACCGGAGAGGTTTGGCTTTGGTCACAAAGCTTGTTACTAAGTCCTTAAACTCTCCCTGAAGGCCGCAAAACACATGTAAGTTGAAATCCTCTAGCGAAATAGGTCGGCCAGTAGCAGCTAACTCATCAAACAATGCCTTAACTTTTTGTATAAATTGAGTTACCGATTTATCATCTTGTCGAAGATCTTGAATGGAGCCATGAAGTTGCACAATATGGGAGTTTGACGTGGAAGCTAGAGCTTGCTCAAATGTGCGCCAGACAGAACATGAAGTTTGGCAGCCGACAATAAGATGTAGAATTTCCATGGATAACGAAGAAAGCAGAGCACTCAGAATGAGTTGGTCCTATTGTTTCCAACGAAGAAAGAACTGATTTACCTGAAGAGAGGTACCATTGGTAGCAAGAACATGTAGAGAGGGGCAAGAGTTGGAGCCATCAACAAAGCCGCAAACTCCTTTGCCTAGGAGATACAACTTCATCCACATTCGCCACTAGAGATAATTGGTGTTTGTTAACTTGAAGGAGATGACTTGGTGAGTGTGGGAGAGGGAGACAATAGCAGTGGAAGAGGCGGCACAAACTGCATCAGAATAGGGCTGCAATATGGGAGTATTGTTAGGGTTGAAAAGGGCGTGACCACCAGCTGTGGGTTGTGGCCATGGCAGAACAGAGGTAGAGGAAGATAGTGATGCTGCGGCAGGGGAGGGAGCCAACACTGTCGATACTGCAAAAGGAGAGCTACCAAGGCTGGGAGGAGGAGTCCATTGCAAAGGGAAGAGGaagtgttttagtttatttagggctatgataccaagttgagaataatagaataGCTTAGGTTGTGCCGTAACCAACCTTTCctctatatgtgtgtgtgtgtgtgtgtgtgtgtggcagGACACGGCAGTAACTGTAGGAATCACAACATTGAAATAATCCTACATTAATtcctatacatatatatatacatgttatacattctataatattcGTAAACACAATATAGGAACATGACGAGGAATGGTTAAGGCATGTATGCTCACCATTATTAAGTAGGCACTCAGAGATGAGTTACGTGTTTCACAAATTTGAACTCTGACtcatagtcatagggcagaccATTAATGCCCCACCTAacttgcattgtttatttgtctgatataaactatGATACtgatgtgttttctaattgttggtctatcTAATGGTCAAAGTCGGTTTACTCCAATAGAATGAACCATAGCTTTATGGTCAAGTCTAGCCCTTCTAGagtgaaaacatataaaatgaaaaaaaaatcatctttttatttaatatctggaATACGTTTtgtgtataaattcataatcttatatattaaaagaaacaatataatttttttggtttttttaatgtaggtcAAGTTCTCATtgctttaataaactagttattaaatcatGCAAAAGAAgactatttttgtgattttttggtATGCTAAACTAtgcaaatatgatttattttttagaaacttAGTCATATgcaaatcaatatatttaaatgtatttttgggaaaaaaaaatttgttgtttttggaataataataataataataataataataagaaaaaaatattttatttagtaccTGAAAAACGCTTCGCGTGTCATAATCctgaatattaaatataaaagggtaaaaaaaatgagggaaaaaaaagacaaatgcaaaattatcatttaaaaaaaatcagtaattaaatttaaaaaataaagttttgtttgacaaaaaaaatatttaatatttaaaaaatatctcacaTATAAGTTATaatctcaaatattaaatataaaattgtcaaaaaagtAAGGggccaaaaaaaacaattccaaacttatcttttaaaaaaaacatttagaaattaaattaaaaaaataaagattttttttccaagaaaatattaataataaacaaagtgtatttttttattaagacgTATTTACTAAACACGCAAATCAAAAGgtgtattttttccttttttgtaaaATTCTGTCAGACCGATTatggtcttaattttttttttttacagaaagaGGTCCAACCCAGCCATACCAGCTGGGCTCTGTGACATTTAAGTTTGGTCCAAATGGACCCTGAGAAAACAAAATGGCCCAAACTCCTTTTAAAACCACAAAGGACCAATCCATAAACAAAGTTTGAggattaaaccttaaaaaaaaaaatggaaaccatagaaacaaacacacaaaaatgATGCATACAAGTAATCTAGGAGTTCGTGcttcaaaagtttgaggattaaaccttcaaaaaaaaatacatattatggGCTATCGGGTACTGTTTCGGGGctgaaaaacagagaaaatggTGGCTACCGTGAGGGAGAGAGGATGGCTAGGTCCTTTTTATCAAATTGGTGGCTTCTTAAAGTTGCAGAGATGGTGGTTACCAAGGCTTAAACGGTAAGTTTTTGTTTGGCTGTGTTAACAATGGCTTCCCCTTCAGCCCCCTTGAGTTGGGTTTTCTGAGCCATTTTAGAAGCCAAGGACAAATGCTTTTCTAGCTCTGGAGCTGGAAAGTAAAGAATACAAGGCTTATTTTGATAGATAGAATAGTCTTGGATAGTGTTTTTGAGAAAACATTTATAGGTGTTTTCGGAGCAATTAAggattgaaattttgttttagagTGAAGTACAAGTGACAGGGTATAAAGGGGTGTGAAGTATGTGTGGTGTGGTAAAGAGGTGCGGTAGAATTTAGGGCTAAAAAATGCGCATAGggcatcattttctttttttttaatggaaaaaagataatgaatagtgaaattatagtcttttttttaaatttggtccctTAGAACTTTGCAATTGAACTCTAATTAGCCCAAAATCTTTCAAATTCCTTATAATTTCACCCTTAATCTTTTTGAATTGGACCCTCGAATTTTAGCACTTTTTACAAAGTGGTTCTTAGTCTCGGATTTCAaccttaaattttgttttaaattaagtCTTTATTCAGCTCATCATGTCAACATACCTCAATCCGGCTATTCTTCTTTTATAACTCAAAGCTTATCTCTTTGTGtcctaaaaatatctttgaattttaaatttttatttttttcaaataaaaaagaaaaatatacaaataatcTTTGGGAAtccaaaattgagttatgacaatTTCCCTCCTTTTTACAATACTTATGGTATAGCCTTTTAAAGGACTTTAGAAAGtaagtttgtaaagaaaagaaaagggtgttGGGTATTTGGGTGCTGGCCCTTGGTTCGTGATTGTGTAATGTGTATGTAGTCTCTGTTTGAGCGACTAGCTTGTGGTTCGTGATCGACTAACCAACCTATGCGTGAAAAATATTTAGGATTCTTCACGAATGGTCTCTGTTCGGGCGACTTGCCCGTATGTGAAAACTATACAAGATTTTTCATGAATGGTCTCTGATTGGGTGACCAGCCAGTGATTCGTGATCAGGTAATCTGCTCGTATGTGAAAAATATCTAGGATTTTTCATGAATTGTCTCTATTTGGACGACCAACTCGTGGTTCGTAATCGGGTAACTTGCTTATGGTGTGAAAAATATCTAGTATTTTTCACAGATGGTCTCCGTTCGGGCGACCAGCCCTTCATTCGTGATCAGGTAACCTGTTAGTGGTGTGAAAAATATCTCGAGTTTTTCACATATGGTCTTTGTTCGAGCGACCAACCCATAGTCTGTGATTGGGTAACCTGCTCGTGGTGTGAAAATATccaggattttttttcaaatatagtcTTTGTTTGGGCGACCAACCTGTGATTTGTGATCGGGTAACTTGTCcatgaagtaaaaaatatttacaatttttcatgaataataatgTCTTGGACATTCCATGAGATTTTTGGAGCGTATGATGGTAGTGGAAGGTCATTTTGATAGAGAATATGAAAGTTATGGTGGTTTAATAGGTGTTGAACTAAAAAGCTAGGTGGTTGTGGTAATGACTTCAATTTGAAAAGGATGAAGTGGTGGAAGATTGATGATGGTAGATTCGGTGGAGAAGATGGTGGATTCAATTAGGCTTCAACTAGCCTCTATGACCATGTTTCACTGTGGAGCCAGActattttttgtgtaaaaaatgatgtttaggTTCTTAaatgtggtaaaaaaaaaaagacaaaaaatggtTATGACAAACTTGTAATCACGGTAATAAGGGTTAAGCCAATTCAAATTATCTCACCAAACTCGCGGCCTATATCATGTGATTGGAATAACTcgataaaaaactaaaaaaaattataaagctctttaaaaaaaaatcatgttaactttttaaactcgtgacctgagTCATTAGACCAGAATCACCCAACCTAGAAAAACCATGAAGTCCAATTCACAATCAATCatttattgaataatgaaattgaaaaaagaatctcaattacacaaaaggattttaaaaaataacaattaaaagaaagagaatacaaaataaattttattcttaattgaagggtgaaattgaaaacaaattagtaaaaggacaaaaaataaaaaatatgaggattaaatttgacataaaaaataaaaactatgctGTAAttaaagagtgaaattgaaaagaataataatttttacaaaaggatgaagaaaaaaattaaaaatcaaaacaatgaggaccaaattgaaaaacataataccaaaaattttaattgaatgatgaaattgaaaaccaataaaacttttataaaatgaccaaggtaaaaaattagaaattcaaagaatgatgaccaaattggagaatataatatttgataaattaggattcaaaaataaaattgaaaacaaataaaatttctacaaaatgataaagacaaaaaatgagaaatcaaaataatagggaTTAAAGTTGAAATACTAACAACCAAAAGGACCAAGCTATAATATCCgggggaggagagagagaaggggggaAAAAAGCCCACATGCGACACGCATCATAACAACATGAAGAGGACATGGTAACACTTTTAATAACAcgacaaaatgatattttttttaacgtcGAGAGGCATCACACATGCCACCCAAAGAGTGTGGGCGTCTCTCACGCGCTCCTGAATGTGCCACTGAGCTgactttctaattaaaaaaatctttgtaaaaaacaaaaacacctcTTGACCTTaggcttaaatatttttattttaaatttattttaattgttttactatgcattttaattgtttatgattttttatatttggttaattatcAAATTGCCTCTTtacttaaattataataacaaaaaaaccattgtgaaaatacaaaaatacccctttacaccaattttttttcttcaaataatattttaattattttattatacaattaagatgaaaaaatatttatttatcccCGTTacattataaataacaaatgcTCCTAAATGCCAAGACAAAAATACCATTATATTATACTACTATTCTAATAAACAATGCTTGTGGGTTCGAAGCTACATTGTTAGGTTTTTAGATGAGTGTTTCTACATTTTCAATTTTCCAATTACATGAACAAAACCCCAATCAGGTTAAGGATGTTATATGTAATTTATGCACAGCGAGGATGCGAAATGTTAACATTAAGGTTGTACGCAATTTACCCTTTTAGTGTTCTAGGGATTTGCAAAGTTCCTTTGCcctaaagaaatcaaaattattcatACACAAGGGAGATAACAGTACAATAGGAGCATCCAATCATCAAAAGAAATGAATTCTAACCAGTTTCAATTGTGGCTTCAAAATCAAAGGAACCCctagaaatgcaaaaaaaatcgTTAAGCAAGCAAACAACAAAGGGAAGTGGTAGTCTGAATTGCAGATGAAATATGAGACAACATGCCTGGAAATTGccaattactttatttttcatgtttcaataacAGAGTTGCAACTGAGAGTTGTAGTATGGCATAGCACAGGACCAGAACAAACTCAAGCACCACAATGGGACTACACTACGTTTCTGAACATGGAATATAATAGCTTAAATAAAATACTAGTTGTTCGTGATTGGAACATGATCCAAGAATCTTAGGTTGATTTGGTGTAAAGGCGGAGTCCAAAGGCCAAACCCAATATGGCAAGAGGAACTAGGAACTGGAGGAGCTTGATAATGAACTCGGAGGTCTTATCTTGATTGTAGTGAGGCTGCTTTGGAGTCCTGTACTTTGTTTTCTGAGGGACAGTCGAAGCATCGATATCTCCAATGCAGTATTCGCCCATCATTTCTCTGGCACTATCACTATGACCCACATCTTCAAAATCATCAGTTGCATCCTGCCCTGCAAAAGAAAGATGAGAAGTATGAGTCCGCCTGGTGTAATTAATGAACTAAAAACTACAGAATATGCTTCAAATGGCCATAGTTAGGGCTATACCTGTAGAAGACAACAAAACCTCATCTCCACCAGGGTGGTCTTCCATGAACTTTGTCACATCATAAACCTGTTCCAACCAACAAAGATGGCTCAGAGATGAGTACATTGTTAGAAGGATGCATTGTTTTTCTCAAGGGGAAACGTTTGAATTTGAACAGCAAAATAGATTCATGCAGTTAGGAGAAAGGTCTTCCATTTGCTATTCCTTCCATATTTTGGATATGGAACAATGTGCTCCTACCAAACCATGGAAGAATCAAAAGATTCTCAATGATTACAACATGAGAAAAGGCTTCTTCTGTTAGGCAGTCAATacagaataaaaaatagagctCTGAAAACTAAATATCAAAACTACACCGAGTTTATCAACCTACCTCATGATACTGCTGGTTCTGAATACCCCTCCCATACCCCACTTCCTCTTCTCAGAAGCAATACCTTTGTTTCAGCCTTTATTTTGCTGTATATACTAATCTCTATCATAACCTTTATTTGGTAAAAGCTAACACAAAACAGAAAGAGCGCAGTTGCATGTCTTATTCTGCTTTTATATGCAAATTCCatagttttcaattatttaatcaGCCCTAGATGAAGGATTTAAATATGTGCTTTCAGGAAGGCCCATAAACTTCATTGTACGGCATCGGGATGAATGGGAAAGAGAAATGAGCAACACTAACAATCCCCACCCCCTGGTTTTCACTTCACGTGTTGATTCAGAAGTATTTAAATTCCTATGAAGATTCAACTTTTGGTACATATAACTTGCAATTATAGCagaaaaaattgagaaagatATTGCAGTCGAACGTCTTCTTAAAGCAAAGACAGTTTAAAACCATGCAAGGCAtggtcattttgtttttcttttttctttttcatttgatAGTTTCCTTGGCATGTCCCCTATATTATGTCCTAGATTGCAAAGCATGGACGATGGATGTAATAATCGTGCTGGAGCAGCAATGGTTGCAAGAGTTTCAGACACAATTCAATTCCTATTTACTTCCACACTGAGAAATACAAAAGCCTGATGAGATTTACTTCAaaacaaccaataaaaaacatagaatACATTTAGCAATTTGGAGCATTTCATAACTATTTAGcactataaaaaaatgttttgaaatttggcAGCTAATATAGAATCCCCCACATAACTGAATGACTAATGCCATGATAAAGCATGTACTTTCCTGCCTAGCCACATGATCTGGTAGTAGAATAAAGTAACTACTGGCAACCTTCCATTCTAGCCGAACCATCAAAAAATCACATGAATGCAAGATTTCATAATTCTAATTATTAGTTAGTCCCATTGGTGGTGCACTATCGAACTTCAAAGGAATCAAACACGATAAACAGCAATGAGATCCACAAAGACAGACACGtaaaaccaaatgaaaaggCACAGGAACCAGAAGAATAGTTGAATATCAGAAGAATGAGTCAAAACCAGGTCTGAACCTGAAAACTCAACAAATCTAGGATAGGAAGTCGGAAATAACTAAAATCACAGGAAACATAACAACTTGGTCTCACCCATAAAACAAGATCAAATCAAAAAACAGCTAAGTCTAAGAGTACCCGAAAGACAACCACATGCAAAGATCTCAAATTTCCTCACATGGGTCCAAGAGATCAAACCATAAAATCCACAAAAGAGCAAGAAAGAACAAATctttgaagagaaaaacaagaaaactcaATAAAAGATCTCACCTTGCCATTGATAATAAGCCAACAGTCTTTATGATTGTTGTGCACAGTCACTTCTTCAAAAGTGAAAACTTTGCCATCGCCACCCATCTCCTTTTTCTCAACTTTCTCGATGGAACCACAAAGTTGAAGGGACTGGCAAAGATACAGGCTCAGGGGGCTCAGCTTCAAGTGTCAAAAGCAGGTTGGTGGTATTTGATTAATAGCttgaaaaaagagataaatcTGTGGGCCAAAAAACCAAAGGAGGCCGTGTGTACCACACTACCCACTAAGAGGAATGAAGTCAAGAAATGGAGCAGTACTTTAATGGTGGCAGTGAGGgtcattaaataaattatattttcggTCAGAAGTAGGTGCATGAGATGGGGGAGGATctattgacttttttatttgtttggtaaCAATGGTTTTCAACATTGCATTTCTTTCTCTTGGTTTCCCAAGTAATTTCATTGATAAAATCATTTACTTATAGTTTgttatgtttgaattttttttataaaagaaatgattGTATCTTATTgtgtaattcataattttattatgaattattatcCAATATAGAGAGAGGATTAATTCCGGATCCTGCAACATACAAAAAGTGGtgcatgaaaaataaagaatattacattaaacaattcgTATAAAAATTGTGATTTCTCACCAtctattgttaaaaatattttgatatatttagaaggttttttttttttttttcatcacaaGATCCCTTAAGGTTTGGACTACATGATAGAGGTAGTAAATGAAAtgcaaaggatttttttttattttggtctttgaaaatcttgagttttttaaaattttattttttaaaattaagtttagtggatattagattttataatttattttgattttctttatatggAGTTACTCCGATCacatgactcgggtcacgagtTTCACATGTTAACCGtattgactcgagttattttttatcatttttttaattaatttttttttcagttttatccttcaacattggattgattggaaattgagtttcataattattttttatttgttttttatggggttatcacgATTTCATAACCTAGGTTGCGAATTTTGTGGGTTAGccaagttgactcaagtttttttttaattgaatttttttcaattttattatttaatgttgGGTTGATTGTGgattaaactttatgattttttatgatttgttttctatgaagttatcctaGCCTCTTGACCC
This region includes:
- the LOC7461283 gene encoding cytochrome b5 — translated: MGGDGKVFTFEEVTVHNNHKDCWLIINGKVYDVTKFMEDHPGGDEVLLSSTGQDATDDFEDVGHSDSAREMMGEYCIGDIDASTVPQKTKYRTPKQPHYNQDKTSEFIIKLLQFLVPLAILGLAFGLRLYTKST